CAGgatattttcatattaattatatgtatatatataatacagCGCAcaattatgtatatattattttataatatatatatatatatatatatatatatttttcatatatgtcataatttattttttgaatatttatatatacttcATATATCACCATAAAATTTCAACATTgtacataaatatatatataatatatataatatattttcaattttttatagGTGAATCtaagtatataaaaaaaaaaaaaaataatatattatatatatatacatatacatatacatatatttatgcTTACATCTATTTTTCctaattaatattatacattttactttttataataaaatggaATATGTGATTTTCCAAATGTTCAtttcaaataattatataaaataaataagtaataaattattttttttttaagtcATAAATGGAAaagattatataaataatatatatatatatatgtatatttaattttattttatgtttattttatttttttgtgaccttataattttaatgtTTGTGAGAATTAAAAAACTGATTCTTTCcttttcaatatatttaataatttgCTCATGTGtaatgaataataaatggTTCCTCTTTTGTAGGAGAATTCGATTACAGCctaattttaatttatgttttttatcTTATAATACCTATCGTATTCCtgatacatataataattattataatgttattaaaaaagaaaaaaagaagaaaagaaaGGACTATTCTTTTTTCTCTAAAGGATGCTATACTAATAGCAGCAAAATACAAAAGTTATATGGTGAAAATGACGAAACAACTTATCGATACAcaaaatatgataaaaaggatgagacatatataaatatattagaaCGTAAAGCtgatgaaataaaaaattctaagaattgttttaataataaaataaaaacgAATAAAAACGAAAATGTTCATAAATTACAACCACTTGATTATACTACAttacatttattatcaataGAATTGAATAGCTTGTTGTCAGATTCAATTGTTGAACATATAACACAAGCAGATGACAAAACTATAGTATTACATTTATCAAAAAGAgataaagaatattatctgtatatatgttatgATAATGCAAATCCAGTCATTTCTTTAGGgttaaaaataaaaaaattatttaatagATTTATTGAAGATGACTATGCTCAAAAATTAAATCCCGTTATTAAATATTCTATTATATCCaatgtatatatgaaaaaaagttttgttaaaatattatgtattgatttaatattaaaacGTAAAAGTCAAGAAGATATAGATATAGaagatattttaaataatcaATATAGTGCTAGAAAAGTtactttattatttgacctacataataattcttgtatttcttttctaattaataaaagtaCTAATGAAATTTTAATTTCACCACACAATTATGTAACAGAAAAAACAATAGATAAATCTTATAAAGAAGgacataaatatatatttccacaaaataatgaatGTAAATTAATACCAGATCattatgaatttttttcaacATTTTCAAATCTATTTAAATCTAGAAAAGaacaaaattttatttcatcCTTAATGGATATGTATGAAGGGGTAAgttataatatgttattaaaattttgtgattatttaaatataccAACTCATATCAAATTTGAAGAAATGGACAAGGGTACCTTGTTGGATTTCTTTAATAAAGCTTATATTAAATGGTTGCgttttttaaatttaaaagaaaagaCGGATGAACTTATATTCTACCCTCATTATgattataaattaaatatacCATCGGTTCTTAATTTTGtaaaatcaaaaaaaaaaaaaaattacacTATTGTTAGTAATATTCCAGGAGTGCAGTTTAATTCTGTGAAGGGTGGTGACCAAGGCAATACAAATgaagatgataataatattgataatattgataatattaataataataataatattaataagGGTGGTAATTGTAATAGTTTAGATTATACCCATATGTATAACCAACAAGAAGAATATACtaaatgtaataataatattacaaaaaataacatTGATACTAATCAAATAAGAAAtgataaaaagaatataaaattattagataatgataataaacatattcATTTCGAAACAACAATAGAATTAGtatactattattattgtaatTATTTCTCTGTAAATGAATTTTATACTACCTTAAAATATTGTAAagattttttaaaaaaaaagttacCACAATATGAAGATATGCTtttacaatataaaaatgacAGAGAAATATGTGAAAAGGCATATTTATTACAcgaaaatattaataagtTAACTGTGTTTAATCATACAATCTCAAAAATGAATGACTGGTTAGATAAAAAAACTTATGATGctttaaaattaattgaAAATGAATTAAGATATAATTCATTAGAAGATAATCGAAAAAAATTTGTGAAAAAACAAGaagaagataaaaaaaaagaagaaaccttaatgaaaaaaattataaatactCAACCAAATACAATAAGAACACCTCAAAATATCTATAAAGGttcattattaattaaaattaacGAAACAGATTTATCTTCTC
This region of Plasmodium gaboni strain SY75 chromosome 12, whole genome shotgun sequence genomic DNA includes:
- a CDS encoding putative FbpA domain protein, with the translated sequence MFILFFCDLIILMFVRIKKLILSFSIYLIICSCVMNNKWFLFCRRIRLQPNFNLCFLSYNTYRIPDTYNNYYNVIKKEKKKKRKDYSFFSKGCYTNSSKIQKLYGENDETTYRYTKYDKKDETYINILERKADEIKNSKNCFNNKIKTNKNENVHKLQPLDYTTLHLLSIELNSLLSDSIVEHITQADDKTIVLHLSKRDKEYYLYICYDNANPVISLGLKIKKLFNRFIEDDYAQKLNPVIKYSIISNVYMKKSFVKILCIDLILKRKSQEDIDIEDILNNQYSARKVTLLFDLHNNSCISFLINKSTNEILISPHNYVTEKTIDKSYKEGHKYIFPQNNECKLIPDHYEFFSTFSNLFKSRKEQNFISSLMDMYEGVSYNMLLKFCDYLNIPTHIKFEEMDKGTLLDFFNKAYIKWLRFLNLKEKTDELIFYPHYDYKLNIPSVLNFVKSKKKKNYTIVSNIPGVQFNSVKGGDQGNTNEDDNNIDNIDNINNNNNINKGGNCNSLDYTHMYNQQEEYTKCNNNITKNNIDTNQIRNDKKNIKLLDNDNKHIHFETTIELVYYYYCNYFSVNEFYTTLKYCKDFLKKKLPQYEDMLLQYKNDREICEKAYLLHENINKLTVFNHTISKMNDWLDKKTYDALKLIENELRYNSLEDNRKKFVKKQEEDKKKEETLMKKIINTQPNTIRTPQNIYKGSLLIKINETDLSSPFLIIGKNSKQNEKISTQILKFNDLWFHVHEYPGGHVILRNKKIKDKIITADTNLADIIIDDDIKYAANMAAYFSKARKMEKTLVCFTLGKYVLKDNTLNEGAVEVLKYKLIYGRPNKVANIIKDLNERNKEIEICKKKKKKKK